The following proteins come from a genomic window of Geomonas sp. RF6:
- a CDS encoding GYF domain-containing protein yields the protein MALVECNNCGHKISSRARRCPKCAAPAQVAPPIASTPSPPPFAAKAAFAAAAASSFPIDRDFSFGPPDATAAQDAEEAHAPTQGVLARVLSRFKRRKPSEEEGEVEEVSELQAAPAELEEAENEDLYYLTGDGRTGPVPISFMYQMVSDGDLDLNTMVSRKGTSDWLTFAQYLKAKADEAASPKAGAGKGAGMIPWIVISSPLWGSAVPVVATQIWVTLGYRPLAYQAHLWWSVLLLVTAACCLDFRARKKAGEAVGAADLWLSLLVPVYLYRRQKSALSLLAAFTLLTLCCLAALGGFVLVNGYNAPILTVIERMDHVQRHLH from the coding sequence GTGGCTCTGGTAGAGTGCAACAACTGTGGTCATAAGATTTCCTCGAGGGCGAGAAGGTGCCCGAAATGCGCTGCTCCAGCGCAAGTCGCCCCTCCTATTGCGTCTACTCCCTCACCCCCTCCCTTTGCGGCGAAGGCGGCTTTCGCCGCTGCCGCTGCGTCCTCATTTCCCATAGATCGAGACTTTTCCTTCGGGCCTCCCGACGCGACGGCGGCGCAGGATGCCGAGGAAGCGCATGCGCCCACGCAGGGAGTCCTCGCCAGGGTCCTGAGCCGCTTCAAACGCAGAAAGCCATCGGAAGAGGAGGGGGAGGTCGAGGAAGTATCGGAGCTCCAGGCGGCGCCCGCTGAGCTGGAGGAGGCCGAGAACGAGGATCTCTACTATCTCACCGGCGACGGCCGGACCGGCCCGGTACCGATTTCTTTCATGTATCAGATGGTCTCCGACGGCGACCTCGACCTCAACACCATGGTGTCCAGGAAGGGGACTTCCGATTGGCTCACCTTCGCTCAATACCTCAAGGCGAAGGCAGACGAAGCCGCAAGTCCGAAAGCCGGCGCCGGAAAAGGGGCCGGGATGATCCCCTGGATCGTCATTTCCTCCCCCCTCTGGGGGAGCGCTGTCCCGGTCGTCGCGACACAGATCTGGGTGACACTGGGATACCGTCCCCTGGCATATCAGGCTCATCTTTGGTGGTCGGTCCTTCTCCTTGTCACCGCCGCCTGCTGTCTCGATTTCCGCGCCCGCAAAAAGGCGGGGGAGGCGGTCGGTGCCGCTGATCTTTGGCTTTCCCTGCTGGTCCCGGTTTATCTCTACCGTCGGCAAAAGTCCGCGCTGTCCCTCCTGGCAGCCTTCACCCTCCTGACCCTCTGTTGCCTGGCAGCGCTGGGGGGCTTCGTACTGGTGAACGGCTACAACGCCCCGATTCTCACCGTCATTGAAAGGATGGATCATGTCCAGCGCCACCTGCATTGA
- a CDS encoding two-component system sensor histidine kinase NtrB has product MERSTITRSFLLLSFIVAISLLHYLTPLHLPYLHDIFQRLYYLPIILAALWFGFRGGLVCSIVVSFAYAPHVLFQWGGELTLEMEKYLEIILYNIVGGVTGILSQRERERAVELQKTARGLEESYQKLQQQSERIMAIEEQLRRSERLSTLGEMAAVLAHEIRNPLGSIRGTAEILRDDYPPADPKHEFIEIQIKETERLNRVVEGFLNMARPQPAEMQACSLQEELETIATLTAADAKKRQVTLVLERPAEPVVLTADGEKLRQAFLNIVINALQATPPGGSLTISTELRGEQAPEMCEIRFRDTGPGIDPEMLEKIFEPFYTTKTYGTGLGLAVTKKIIESHRGMLQVESELGKGTMVKVSLPMERPKAA; this is encoded by the coding sequence ATGGAAAGATCAACTATAACCAGATCGTTTCTCCTCCTTTCCTTCATCGTAGCCATAAGTCTGCTGCACTATCTCACTCCTCTCCATCTCCCTTACCTGCACGACATATTCCAGAGACTGTACTACCTGCCGATAATCCTTGCCGCCCTGTGGTTCGGATTCAGAGGGGGGCTCGTATGCTCGATCGTTGTGAGCTTCGCCTATGCTCCGCACGTACTCTTTCAATGGGGCGGGGAACTCACCCTCGAGATGGAGAAGTACCTGGAAATCATCCTCTACAACATCGTCGGCGGCGTGACCGGGATCCTCTCGCAACGTGAGCGTGAGCGTGCGGTGGAGTTGCAAAAGACTGCGCGGGGGCTCGAGGAGTCGTATCAGAAGCTGCAGCAGCAGTCGGAACGGATCATGGCGATTGAGGAGCAGTTGCGCCGCTCGGAGAGGCTTTCAACGCTGGGCGAGATGGCTGCGGTGCTGGCGCACGAGATCCGCAATCCCCTCGGCTCCATCCGCGGCACAGCGGAGATCCTCAGAGACGACTACCCTCCGGCCGATCCGAAGCACGAGTTCATCGAGATCCAGATAAAGGAGACGGAGCGGCTGAACCGCGTCGTGGAGGGATTCCTCAACATGGCGCGACCGCAGCCGGCGGAGATGCAGGCGTGCAGCCTCCAGGAGGAGCTGGAAACGATAGCGACCCTCACTGCGGCGGATGCAAAGAAGCGGCAGGTGACCCTTGTGCTGGAAAGGCCTGCGGAGCCGGTGGTACTCACGGCGGACGGCGAGAAGCTGCGGCAGGCATTCCTCAATATCGTTATCAACGCGCTCCAGGCGACGCCGCCGGGAGGGAGTCTCACCATCTCCACGGAACTTCGGGGGGAGCAGGCCCCTGAGATGTGCGAGATACGGTTTCGCGACACCGGCCCCGGGATCGATCCCGAAATGCTGGAAAAGATCTTCGAGCCGTTCTACACCACGAAGACGTACGGGACCGGACTCGGCCTCGCGGTGACGAAGAAGATCATAGAGAGCCATCGTGGGATGTTGCAGGTGGAGAGCGAGTTGGGGAAGGGGACTATGGTAAAGGTTTCTCTTCCGATGGAGCGGCCGAAAGCGGCCTAG
- a CDS encoding efflux RND transporter permease subunit yields MIEKLIEYSARNRVIVLMLFGLIIAWGVWSVYKTPVDAIPDLSDNQVIVFTDYPGRSPQVVEDQVTYPLAVNLQGLPQVRAVRASSAFGFSMIYVIFEDKADIYWARTRVLERLNYAASLLPPGVVPTLGPDGTGVGHVFWYTIQGKGYDLEQLRTLQDWFVRYQLNTVPGVAEVASIGGFVREYQIDLDPNKLFAYNIKVNKVMDAVKASNKDVGGRLMEQSDAEYLIRGRGYVKSTADLENIVVGADMRGTPIYLKNLGTVQMGGAIRRGLLEMNGEGEAVGGIVVMRYGENAHDVIKRVKGKIAELEKGLPPGVKIMVSYDRSDLIARAIDTLKHSLLEESVVVSLVILVFLLHFQSALVIVLTLPISVLISFITMKLMGVTSNIMSLGGIAIAIGVLVDAGVIMVENCYRHLSEMPPEERAARRLEVVITSAKQVGRAIFFSLAIIVLSFVPVFMLEGQEGKLFHPLAFTKTFSMMGSAFIAITLVPVLMYYFMRGKMPPESSNPVSTFFIRLYSPVIRWVLKWKKTTIALNILALALAVPMFMSLGSEFMPPLDEGSLLYMPVTLPNVSITEAKRLIQVQDTIIKSVPEVEHVLGKVGRAETSTDPAPVSMFESIIILKPKEQWRAGITKADIVSELDGKLQQIGVRNGWTQPIINRINMLSTGVRTDLGVKIFGSDLNVLKDLAVQAEAILKPIPGAADVVAERVTGGNYIDIDVDREAAARYGVSVGDVQDVIETALGGEMLSTTVEGRNRFPIRIRYMRDYRDNIPAIRRMLVSGMEGAQVSLSLVTKLKVSTGAPEINSEGGLLRSLVFLNVRGRDMGSFVTEAKTVLEKNLKLPPGYYVTWSGQWENQIRAKARLQVLVPLGMVIIFILLFFTFHSALEASMVMLSVPFALVGGVYLVAALGYNLSVAVWVGFIALYGIAVETGVVMVIYLHEALDKRLLKGPVTEEDIYEATFEGAVLRLRPKLMTVAVALLGLIPIMWSTGTGADVMKPIAAPMIGGMISSAVHVLIMTPVIFVLMKKRDLKRGVLKYSGMKH; encoded by the coding sequence ATGATCGAAAAACTCATCGAATACTCCGCCCGCAACCGGGTCATCGTCCTCATGCTCTTTGGCCTGATCATCGCCTGGGGCGTCTGGTCGGTGTACAAGACTCCTGTCGACGCGATCCCGGACCTCTCGGACAACCAGGTCATCGTCTTCACCGACTACCCGGGGCGCTCGCCGCAGGTCGTCGAGGACCAGGTGACCTACCCGCTGGCGGTGAACCTGCAGGGGCTCCCGCAGGTGCGTGCGGTGCGCGCCTCGTCCGCCTTCGGCTTCTCCATGATCTACGTGATCTTCGAGGACAAGGCGGACATCTACTGGGCCCGCACACGCGTCCTCGAACGCCTGAACTATGCGGCGTCGCTCCTCCCGCCGGGTGTCGTGCCGACACTTGGTCCTGACGGCACCGGTGTCGGGCACGTCTTCTGGTACACCATCCAGGGGAAAGGGTACGATCTCGAGCAGCTGAGAACGCTGCAGGACTGGTTCGTGCGCTATCAGCTCAATACGGTCCCCGGCGTCGCAGAGGTCGCCTCCATCGGCGGGTTTGTGCGCGAGTACCAGATCGACCTCGACCCCAACAAGCTCTTTGCCTACAACATAAAGGTCAACAAGGTCATGGATGCCGTGAAGGCATCGAACAAGGACGTCGGCGGCCGCCTCATGGAGCAGTCCGACGCGGAGTACCTGATCCGCGGCCGCGGCTACGTGAAGTCCACCGCGGACCTCGAGAACATCGTCGTCGGCGCCGATATGCGGGGGACGCCGATCTACCTCAAGAACCTCGGCACCGTGCAGATGGGAGGCGCCATCCGGCGCGGCCTTCTGGAGATGAACGGGGAGGGTGAGGCGGTCGGCGGCATCGTGGTCATGCGCTACGGCGAGAACGCCCACGACGTCATAAAGCGCGTGAAGGGGAAGATCGCGGAGCTGGAGAAGGGTCTCCCTCCCGGTGTGAAGATCATGGTCTCCTACGACCGCTCCGACCTCATTGCCCGGGCCATCGACACGCTGAAGCACTCGCTCTTGGAGGAGTCGGTCGTCGTTTCGCTCGTCATCCTCGTCTTCCTCCTCCACTTCCAGAGCGCGCTCGTCATCGTCCTCACGCTGCCGATCTCGGTGCTGATCTCCTTCATCACCATGAAGCTCATGGGGGTGACCTCCAACATCATGTCGCTCGGCGGTATCGCCATCGCCATCGGGGTCCTCGTCGACGCCGGGGTCATCATGGTGGAGAACTGCTACCGCCACCTCTCGGAGATGCCGCCGGAGGAGCGCGCAGCACGGCGCCTGGAGGTCGTCATCACCTCCGCGAAGCAGGTGGGACGCGCCATATTCTTCTCCCTTGCCATCATCGTCCTCTCCTTCGTCCCCGTCTTCATGCTAGAGGGGCAGGAGGGGAAGCTCTTCCATCCGCTGGCCTTCACCAAGACCTTCTCCATGATGGGCTCGGCATTCATCGCCATCACCCTGGTGCCGGTCCTCATGTACTACTTCATGCGCGGCAAGATGCCGCCGGAGAGCTCGAACCCGGTCTCCACCTTCTTCATCAGGCTGTACTCGCCGGTGATCCGCTGGGTCCTCAAGTGGAAGAAGACGACCATAGCGCTGAACATCCTTGCGCTCGCGCTCGCGGTCCCCATGTTCATGAGCCTCGGCTCCGAGTTCATGCCGCCGCTCGACGAGGGCTCCTTGCTGTACATGCCGGTGACGCTACCCAACGTCTCCATAACCGAGGCGAAGCGCCTGATTCAGGTGCAGGACACCATCATAAAGAGCGTGCCGGAGGTGGAGCACGTGCTCGGCAAGGTGGGGCGTGCAGAGACCTCCACGGACCCGGCTCCCGTATCGATGTTCGAGTCCATCATCATCCTCAAGCCGAAGGAGCAGTGGCGCGCCGGGATCACCAAGGCTGACATCGTCTCCGAACTGGACGGGAAGCTGCAGCAGATCGGGGTGCGAAACGGCTGGACCCAGCCGATCATCAACCGCATCAACATGCTCTCCACCGGCGTGCGCACCGACCTCGGCGTGAAGATTTTCGGCTCCGACCTGAACGTCCTGAAGGACCTCGCGGTCCAGGCGGAGGCGATCCTGAAGCCGATTCCGGGGGCGGCGGACGTCGTCGCCGAGCGCGTCACCGGCGGCAACTATATAGACATCGACGTCGACCGCGAAGCTGCCGCGCGCTACGGCGTGAGTGTCGGCGACGTGCAGGACGTAATCGAGACCGCGCTCGGCGGCGAGATGCTCTCCACCACCGTCGAGGGGCGAAACCGTTTCCCGATCCGGATCCGCTACATGCGCGACTACCGCGACAACATCCCGGCGATCCGGCGCATGCTCGTCTCCGGCATGGAAGGCGCCCAGGTCTCCCTTTCCCTGGTGACGAAGCTGAAGGTCTCCACCGGCGCTCCCGAGATCAACTCGGAAGGGGGGCTCCTGCGCTCCCTCGTCTTCCTCAACGTACGCGGGCGCGACATGGGGAGCTTCGTCACCGAGGCGAAGACGGTCCTGGAGAAAAACCTGAAGCTCCCGCCGGGATACTACGTAACGTGGTCCGGTCAGTGGGAGAACCAGATCCGCGCCAAGGCGCGGCTGCAGGTCCTTGTCCCTCTCGGCATGGTGATCATCTTCATCCTCCTCTTCTTCACCTTCCACTCCGCCCTCGAGGCGAGCATGGTCATGCTATCGGTGCCGTTCGCGCTGGTGGGAGGGGTCTACCTCGTCGCTGCCCTCGGCTACAACCTCTCGGTGGCGGTGTGGGTCGGCTTCATCGCTCTGTACGGCATTGCGGTCGAGACCGGGGTGGTAATGGTAATCTATCTGCATGAGGCTCTCGACAAGCGGCTCCTGAAGGGGCCGGTCACCGAGGAGGATATCTACGAGGCGACATTCGAGGGAGCTGTCCTGAGGCTTCGCCCGAAGCTGATGACCGTCGCGGTCGCTCTTCTCGGCCTGATCCCGATCATGTGGTCCACCGGCACCGGCGCGGACGTCATGAAGCCGATCGCGGCGCCGATGATCGGCGGCATGATCTCCTCCGCGGTCCACGTCTTGATCATGACCCCGGTGATCTTTGTCCTCATGAAAAAGCGCGACTTGAAACGCGGAGTTCTCAAGTACTCGGGCATGAAGCACTAG
- a CDS encoding heavy-metal-associated domain-containing protein yields MKSKKLFSAVLIITVVVLLGVLASYVRVGATADSVAILETKGMTCGSCSKKISTALQKLKGVAVTEVDVEGGWVIVGYDKKALQPDALVQKVTGAGFKSNLYAVVTPEHFKQVTGREVGKSATATSGCCGKGGCGGNS; encoded by the coding sequence ATGAAAAGCAAAAAGCTGTTCAGCGCCGTTCTCATCATTACCGTCGTTGTCCTCCTCGGCGTCCTCGCATCATATGTCCGGGTCGGCGCGACTGCTGACTCCGTTGCCATCCTCGAGACGAAGGGGATGACCTGTGGCAGTTGCTCCAAAAAGATCTCGACGGCTCTCCAGAAGCTCAAGGGGGTCGCGGTCACGGAGGTCGACGTGGAAGGGGGGTGGGTCATTGTCGGCTACGACAAGAAGGCTTTGCAGCCGGATGCTCTGGTGCAGAAGGTAACGGGCGCCGGCTTCAAGAGTAACCTTTATGCGGTTGTCACTCCTGAGCATTTCAAGCAGGTCACCGGGCGCGAGGTCGGAAAAAGCGCCACGGCGACGTCTGGATGCTGCGGCAAGGGCGGTTGTGGCGGGAATAGCTGA
- a CDS encoding TolC family protein, which translates to MNARLRLCALAVTLLLSAGTLSAAETKPPVENLGALVETALSNNPELAGSQARWQMFTNRAAQATAFEDPMLMLKVQNGIITDPFNFSKDPMTQKVIGISQQIPFFGKRALKGEVAAREAEALHWTHEERKLELARMVKENYYQIYFTDKALAIVDKNIRIMDDFITLAQTKYSVGQGMQQDVFKSQVERSKMLDMRIGLEQQRASLVAALNALLYRPATTPVGTIPDFELTPLALTAEELRNRALERRPQIKGLQAQIEKATAGRKLAQREFYPDFNVSLEYMQRQPSMNDEGLDMYSLGVTFNLPVQQKRRHAMVAEANSEINMATAEVNMFRNTVDAGIADLLAKLEKRRRLVELYKTGIIPQAEQSLESATIGYRVNKVDFLSLLDSRNTLFGYEREYYESMAEYQMQLAQLEALVGGLK; encoded by the coding sequence ATGAACGCTAGACTCCGACTGTGCGCCCTTGCCGTAACTCTGCTTCTTTCTGCCGGCACTCTATCTGCCGCCGAAACGAAGCCGCCAGTTGAAAACCTTGGTGCCCTCGTAGAGACCGCGCTCAGCAACAACCCGGAGCTCGCCGGATCGCAAGCGCGCTGGCAGATGTTCACCAACCGCGCGGCGCAGGCGACAGCGTTCGAAGACCCCATGCTGATGCTGAAGGTGCAAAACGGCATCATCACGGATCCGTTCAACTTCAGCAAGGACCCCATGACCCAGAAGGTGATCGGCATCTCACAGCAGATCCCGTTTTTCGGCAAAAGGGCTCTCAAAGGGGAGGTAGCCGCGAGGGAAGCGGAGGCGCTGCACTGGACCCATGAGGAGCGCAAGCTCGAGCTCGCCAGGATGGTGAAGGAGAACTACTACCAGATCTACTTCACCGACAAGGCGCTTGCCATCGTGGACAAGAACATACGGATCATGGACGACTTCATCACCCTCGCCCAGACGAAGTACTCGGTGGGGCAGGGGATGCAGCAGGACGTCTTCAAGTCCCAGGTGGAGAGGTCGAAGATGCTGGACATGAGGATCGGCCTGGAGCAGCAGCGCGCGAGCCTCGTGGCGGCGCTGAATGCGCTCCTTTACCGCCCGGCCACCACGCCGGTCGGCACCATCCCCGATTTCGAGCTCACTCCTTTGGCTCTCACCGCAGAGGAGCTGCGAAACCGCGCTCTGGAGAGGCGCCCGCAGATAAAGGGGCTGCAGGCCCAGATCGAGAAGGCGACCGCGGGGCGCAAACTGGCGCAGCGGGAATTCTACCCGGACTTCAACGTGTCGCTGGAATACATGCAGCGCCAGCCTTCCATGAACGATGAAGGGCTCGACATGTACAGCCTCGGGGTGACCTTCAACCTCCCGGTGCAGCAGAAGCGACGTCATGCGATGGTGGCGGAGGCCAATTCCGAGATCAATATGGCGACGGCCGAGGTGAACATGTTCCGTAACACGGTCGATGCCGGGATAGCCGACCTTCTCGCAAAGCTTGAGAAGAGGCGCAGACTGGTGGAGCTGTACAAGACCGGGATCATCCCACAGGCCGAGCAGTCGCTGGAGTCGGCGACCATCGGCTACCGGGTCAACAAGGTCGATTTCCTCTCGCTACTGGACAGCAGGAATACCCTCTTCGGCTACGAGCGCGAGTACTACGAATCGATGGCGGAGTACCAGATGCAGCTGGCGCAGCTGGAAGCTCTCGTCGGCGGGCTGAAATAA
- a CDS encoding zinc ribbon domain-containing protein yields MSSATCIECKSDIPDGLDLCPECGFHFADTPPIKCPECSNVVVFTGGVCPECGFPYDALEELLLEDEVDSADASVTSQAGQLPAMLKHAAAASAPQFTLTAPVVEGEGEGSSPATLSGEQVTTLEQLVGRIASCLEEIKNSKGSSLNDLLGDVQTFLEHIEQLKQDNQQTLQGMQEIAATFSSEMKGVVDGLNSAKASAITEVTAAKQGSSDAAERVSGTVDYIFYISLGIVLFTALNMVVTMYVIKLLK; encoded by the coding sequence ATGTCCAGCGCCACCTGCATTGAGTGCAAATCCGATATCCCCGACGGCCTCGATCTTTGTCCCGAATGCGGCTTCCACTTTGCGGACACGCCCCCGATAAAGTGTCCGGAATGCTCCAATGTCGTCGTCTTTACCGGCGGCGTCTGCCCCGAGTGCGGCTTTCCCTACGACGCGCTGGAAGAGTTGCTGCTGGAGGATGAAGTCGATTCGGCAGACGCCTCTGTGACATCGCAGGCGGGACAGCTTCCGGCGATGCTGAAGCATGCCGCAGCTGCCTCGGCCCCCCAATTCACGCTGACCGCTCCCGTTGTGGAAGGGGAAGGGGAGGGGAGTTCCCCGGCCACGCTGTCCGGCGAGCAGGTAACTACACTGGAGCAGCTTGTGGGCAGGATCGCGAGCTGCCTCGAAGAGATAAAGAACAGCAAGGGAAGCTCGCTCAATGACCTCTTAGGCGACGTGCAGACGTTTCTGGAGCACATCGAGCAGCTCAAGCAGGATAATCAGCAGACCTTGCAGGGAATGCAGGAGATCGCCGCCACTTTCAGCAGCGAAATGAAAGGGGTGGTCGATGGACTAAACAGCGCGAAGGCTTCTGCGATCACCGAGGTGACGGCAGCGAAGCAGGGTAGCTCGGATGCCGCTGAGAGAGTCAGCGGCACGGTGGACTACATTTTCTACATCTCCCTCGGAATCGTTCTATTCACGGCGCTGAACATGGTCGTCACCATGTACGTCATCAAACTCCTGAAGTAG
- a CDS encoding M23 family metallopeptidase, with protein sequence MIVRSIATAFFLCVFPLLARADLNLPVTGTVTSGVGWRVDPFGSGKLLFHRGIDISVPAGTPVRATRSGRVSFAGLHGGHGSTVIIKHENGESTLYGHNSSLAVPVGTRVAAGDVIAYSGNSGRSTGPHVHYEVLNGEGEITQTARIEQVPNEKEALRNDKRRQQELLMDEAMDSILSRIRETLPETDGGKGG encoded by the coding sequence ATGATCGTTCGCAGCATCGCTACAGCATTCTTCCTTTGCGTCTTTCCCCTCCTGGCACGCGCGGATCTGAACCTCCCCGTCACTGGCACCGTCACCTCCGGCGTGGGGTGGCGGGTCGACCCCTTCGGTAGCGGCAAGCTCCTCTTTCACCGCGGTATCGACATTTCCGTCCCCGCAGGGACCCCGGTCCGTGCAACCCGCAGCGGTCGCGTCTCCTTTGCCGGCCTGCACGGCGGCCACGGAAGCACAGTCATCATCAAGCACGAAAACGGCGAGAGCACGCTCTACGGGCACAACTCTTCTCTGGCCGTGCCGGTGGGGACGCGTGTGGCGGCCGGTGACGTCATCGCCTATTCCGGGAACTCCGGCAGGTCGACCGGTCCGCATGTGCACTACGAGGTGCTCAATGGTGAAGGGGAGATCACTCAGACTGCAAGGATCGAGCAGGTTCCGAATGAAAAGGAGGCTCTCCGCAACGATAAGAGGCGGCAGCAGGAACTACTGATGGACGAGGCAATGGATTCCATCCTGAGCAGGATCAGAGAGACGTTGCCTGAAACCGATGGAGGAAAGGGAGGCTAA
- a CDS encoding NUDIX hydrolase, with protein MVNKADQKRWKLLGSEPGPELPIFKVRFDWMENPRNACVLKAVVLDFPDWVSVVAITSDNRVVTVRQYRFGVGDFTVELPAGLVIPGETHEAAARRELREETGYCSSNWVYLGWAEPNPAYQNNRLHMWLAKDASLTEACEMDAGEDIVVEAFLPQELHREIREGRLRHSLALLSLARVMPLWDSAAPQGLSVDPLSLDGG; from the coding sequence ATGGTCAATAAAGCAGATCAAAAAAGGTGGAAGCTGCTGGGCTCTGAACCGGGACCCGAGTTGCCAATATTCAAGGTCCGTTTCGACTGGATGGAAAATCCGCGCAACGCCTGCGTTCTCAAGGCAGTGGTGCTTGATTTTCCCGATTGGGTCAGCGTTGTCGCCATTACCTCCGACAACCGCGTCGTAACGGTCAGACAGTATCGGTTCGGCGTCGGAGATTTCACTGTCGAACTTCCAGCCGGGCTAGTCATACCGGGGGAAACGCATGAGGCAGCCGCCAGGCGGGAACTGCGGGAGGAAACCGGTTACTGCTCGTCAAATTGGGTGTACCTTGGTTGGGCCGAGCCGAACCCCGCGTATCAGAACAACCGCCTGCACATGTGGCTGGCAAAGGATGCATCGCTAACTGAAGCCTGTGAAATGGATGCCGGTGAGGACATAGTAGTCGAAGCCTTTCTGCCGCAGGAACTTCACAGGGAGATAAGGGAGGGGCGTCTTAGGCATTCTCTGGCGCTGTTATCCCTTGCCCGCGTCATGCCTTTATGGGACTCCGCCGCTCCGCAAGGACTTTCCGTCGATCCACTTAGCCTTGATGGGGGATGA
- a CDS encoding efflux RND transporter periplasmic adaptor subunit: MALNKRVAIPIAIIVLAAAAGGGWYLWQGKHKAPAQQKVAEGKVLYTCAMHPFIIKDKPGTCPICGMALIKKVDAAGGQPSAEQQAMLGHVSVSPTQQIMANVATVTAGESALSKEVNAVGIVQFDQSRQSKVTAWIAGRIDKLNVNAVGAMVSKNQPVAEIYSPDLLATQQEYLLAVKSRDQLKNSPITAISQNGDGLVQSARQRLQLFGVKDSQIAELERAGKPTIRLPIYTPLSGVVIEKMVQQGQYVNTGDVLFNIADLSTVWVEVEVYENEFPNIHIGQRVEIRSQSFPGKPFVGRVAFIYPFLDPKTRTVKVRVEMPNPGMRLKPDMFVNAVIKVPLGKSLVVPMSAVIDTGKRKVVWVETSPGMFEPRDVQVGQQTDDQVQILSGLKAGEKVAVSGGYLIDSESQLKGGSGQDHSNMPGMKTDQKGGAPAAPATPPARKAPAGGSMNMDDMKM, from the coding sequence ATGGCCCTTAACAAGAGAGTGGCAATTCCCATCGCGATCATCGTTCTTGCAGCCGCTGCCGGAGGCGGGTGGTACCTGTGGCAGGGGAAGCATAAAGCGCCTGCGCAGCAGAAGGTCGCGGAGGGGAAGGTACTTTATACCTGCGCGATGCATCCCTTTATCATCAAGGACAAGCCGGGGACATGCCCGATCTGCGGCATGGCCCTGATCAAGAAGGTCGATGCTGCCGGCGGCCAGCCGAGCGCCGAGCAGCAGGCGATGCTCGGGCATGTCTCGGTCTCTCCCACCCAGCAGATCATGGCGAACGTGGCGACGGTGACCGCCGGAGAGAGCGCTCTTTCCAAGGAGGTTAACGCGGTCGGTATCGTGCAGTTCGACCAGTCGCGGCAAAGCAAGGTGACCGCGTGGATCGCGGGGCGCATCGACAAGCTAAACGTGAATGCCGTGGGGGCCATGGTAAGCAAGAACCAGCCGGTGGCGGAGATCTATTCCCCCGATCTCCTGGCGACCCAGCAGGAATACCTCCTGGCTGTGAAGAGCCGTGACCAGCTGAAGAATTCCCCCATCACCGCCATCTCCCAAAACGGCGATGGGCTCGTGCAGTCCGCAAGACAGCGGCTGCAGCTCTTCGGGGTGAAGGACAGCCAGATCGCCGAGCTGGAGAGGGCGGGGAAACCGACGATCCGCCTGCCGATCTACACCCCCCTTTCCGGCGTCGTCATCGAGAAGATGGTGCAGCAGGGGCAGTACGTCAACACCGGCGACGTCCTCTTCAACATCGCCGACCTCTCCACCGTCTGGGTGGAGGTGGAGGTGTACGAGAACGAGTTCCCCAACATCCACATCGGCCAGAGGGTGGAGATCCGCTCCCAATCCTTCCCCGGCAAGCCCTTCGTGGGGCGCGTCGCCTTCATCTACCCCTTCCTCGATCCGAAGACGAGGACCGTAAAGGTGAGGGTGGAGATGCCCAACCCCGGGATGCGGCTGAAACCGGACATGTTCGTCAACGCCGTCATCAAGGTGCCCCTCGGCAAGTCTCTCGTGGTCCCCATGAGCGCGGTCATCGACACCGGGAAGAGAAAGGTGGTGTGGGTGGAGACCTCGCCGGGGATGTTCGAGCCGCGCGACGTTCAGGTGGGACAGCAGACCGACGACCAGGTCCAGATCCTTTCCGGCCTGAAGGCCGGGGAAAAGGTGGCGGTCTCCGGAGGGTACCTCATCGACTCCGAGTCGCAGCTGAAAGGCGGGAGCGGTCAGGATCACAGCAATATGCCGGGAATGAAGACCGATCAGAAGGGGGGCGCGCCTGCCGCTCCGGCGACCCCTCCGGCACGCAAGGCGCCGGCCGGCGGGTCGATGAACATGGACGACATGAAGATGTAA